The Cyprinus carpio isolate SPL01 chromosome A3, ASM1834038v1, whole genome shotgun sequence genomic interval ACAAACTAGTCGAAGCCTCCAGAAACATTCAGGAGAACATCTGCCTCAGTCATGGGAAACTTCTGGAGATTTACTGTCAGGACGACCGTCAGTGCATTTGTTGTTTGTGTACTGATGATCATAAAGGACACAGTGTGGTGTCTCTGGATTCAGAATGGACTAGTAAAAAGGTAATATTGACGATactaaaaaatttataaaatattttaataataactgttattgttgttgttattttatattaccttttttttttatttagacagtCATTTCAATTCCCCTTGTTATGCCAATTTACCAGACTGGAAAGGggtatatttttgtgaattatggttttattaattttgtacgTTTACATCCTTAGGAAGAGTTAAAGGAGACAAAGGTGTTGTGTCAAAAGCTCATCCAGGAGCGAGAGAGAGGGCAGCGGAAACTCAGTGGAGCTCTGAAGCTTCTTACAGTGTGTTTTCTTTATGTCTTCTTTAGGTTTAAAGTTTGTTTGACACAGAAAAGTAGATAGGTAGACAGTGACCAATGGGTTTTAAGgtccaaaaatgattaaaacgtGCTATAAAATTAGTGACAAACAAATCATCATGTTCTTATTTTGTAGCCTGACAAACACTTGTTTACTGTCAGTTTACACTGAACAGAAACAGCTTAATTTGACTGCTTGAACATTTAGAGAACTTGCTAAAAATTGCTCacattaattgcatttattttggtTAGTGTACCAAAACGAGTCACAACGATGATCTGCATGATCACATCTTTCACCAACAGAGTTCAGCACTAGAGACCATGGAGGACTTTGAGAAGGTCTTCACTGAGCTCATCTGCTCTCTTGAGAAGAAACGCTGTGAGATTAAAGAGCGGATCAGAGCTCAGGAGAAGACTGAGATAGATCGAGCAAAAGAACTTCACAGACATCTGGATCAAGAGCTGACAGAACTTAGAAAAAGACAAACCAAGATCGAGAAGCTTCTGATTACTGATGATCAGATCCATTGTCTGAAGGTAATAAAAAGAATTTCTAGGGCTGTGCTGGTCAACTTAACAACCGCCCCACCACAGTGTCCGAGTGGtacaccaaaacattttttttttttttttggtttgtgaatGCTGTTGaatagttttatttacaaaataaataataggtTTGCAATTAAATGTTACTTTGCAAACATGGAACATGCATTGTTTTGCAATCTGCTTACCTGTTTTTCCACAAATTTAACAATGTTCCATGAAATATTACATTGCACATGGAATCTCTTGTTTCTTTTGCCAAATTTTCACTTGTGTCTCACCTATTTTTGTAGGGGATTAGCCTATAAACAATTAttcctttcatttattttgtttcttttttaattactatatttGAATCCTTTACtgtaataaagttaaaaaaactgTAGGAAAGATACCTTTTTACTTTCATGTCAAATTCTATTTAATACagtttgtgctttttaattaaagcatgtcaaaattatttgtttagcACATACAGTATTCCACACATGCCAGTATTTAGTTTAGCTTTCTTTGGCAGGGTAAAATCAAATGACTTGAACCAGTGGAAGATAAAATTTCAGACCTTTTACCACAACTGTCACTTGCTTAAACTTTGGGAGAAGACTTGTAGATATTGGAAAAGAGATGGCCTCTGTACATGCTCGTGCCTACGGTTTCCATGCCAAAACTCAAAGACATACACCACTACTGACCCAAAAGCACAAGAAAAATCAGCTCCAATTTGCTCAAAGAAGTTTTGGTATTCTGTTCTGTGGAGTGATGAGACAACTTTTCGGTTCTATGGATCAGCGCTGTGTCTGGAACTGGGAACCTGCAGTGTGTGGAAGGCAAGATGGATTTATTGCAGTATCAGGAAATCCTAGGAGAAAACACCATGCCGTCTGTGAGGAAGCTGAAAGTTGGGTGTCACTGGACCTTCCAACACAACAATGATCCCAATCATACTTCAAATTCCACCGAGGCTTGGTTGCAGAATATTCTACACTGACCATCACAGTCACCTGACTTGAACCTGATAGAAAATCTCTGGTGGGATTTGAAGAAAGCAGGTTGCAACACGTTAACCCAAGAATATTACTGAACTGGAGCCTATTGCTCATGAGGAATGGGCTAAAATTCCTCTGGAGCGCTGCCAGAAGCTGGTGTCTGGCTATGCATCTCATTTGCAGCAGGTCATAACAGCAAAAAGGGCGCTCCACTAAGTACTAAAGATGCTTGCCATGGAGGTGTTGAATAATTTTGAGACTGAGCAATTGCAATTTCGATTacttttgtttaattgtatttactGCAAACAGCTGAAAGTCTGTTAATTTTACCAATAAACCCAATTTGCAATGGGGTTGAATACTTTTGATTGCCACTGTATATCCCCACACACTACACCAGCGTCACAGCCCTAGTCATTTCATCACTGTATACTACCATGTTTCTGTACTAACTCACTGTTTCAcatttgtgttattgttttttttttttttttttttttttttttttaacataacaaGCAGTGCTGTATTTTTCTCATTTCAGAGCTGTCAGTCTGCGTGTCCTTTGCCCACATTTGAAAAAGTTCCCATGATTCAACACACtctgttttttaaagacatttcaatcTCAATGTTTAAGGAGGTTTTGGAGGACGTCTTTCAACAACAAACAGCCAGAATATCCAGAGAAGGTCTGAATATTTTGATATGTCATATTGCCATTCATACTCTGTAGGGTTAAACCAACAAATTGACCgtatgcatgttttgttttgactCTTCAGTGTCGAATGTCTATGTTACAAACCCTCCAGAACCAAAgacccaaaatgattttttgcagtgtaagtgTGATCGAAGCAAACACTTATTAATTGATAAGTATCAGCGGATAAAATGTGTTAAAGTGTGACCATTTTGGAACCAAAGTGTATGTtgttcaacatttgttttttgttcatttctccTTCTCAGATTTCTGTGATCTTCACTTGGATCTAAACACTGCACACAATCACCTCAAACTGTCAGAAGACAACAGGAAAATATTATCTTCAGATAAAGCTCAGCAATATCCTGATCAACCAGAGCGGTTTAATGAGCGTCCCTATATCTTGTCTAGAGACGGTTTGTACGGTCGCTTCTACTGGGAGATCGAGTGCAGTGGGGATGAATGGGCTGTAGGAGTTTGTTACAGTGGAATTAGACGTAAAGGAAGCACTGTTGACTGTGCACTTGGCTTCAACAAAATGTCATGGAGACTGGGCTATTATCTGCATAATTTCAGTTTCATTCATGATCAAGAAGAAGTTCCAATCCCTGTTACTTCTAGAGTAGGAGTGTATCTGGATCACagagcaggaactctgtccttctacagagTATCTGACAGAATGACTCTCCTTCACAGAGTCCAGACCACTTTCACTGAACCCTTATACCCTGCGTTTAAGGTTGGATACTGTTCATCTGTCAGGATCCTAGAGCTGAAAAAAGACCAAGTATCCACCCTAAATTGCAAGGCGAATGAAAGCTGTCTTTATGAACGTGTGAGATATAATTTAACGGAATTTACACCATAAATTAACTGAACTATTCATAAATGCAAGAGGTCATTATGATGTATTAAATGGTTATGCTCTCATTTAtcatgatttaataattttaagaaaactatttttagatttattccaTTGGTTTTTGAGGTAAAATTACCTacctatttttctttattttagaaaattacctattttctgtttttttttttttttttttctgttttagataACAGTGTTTTGAACATTTATATTGGATGTTTTagatttaatgaattttattttattttaaaagtgggATTTGTATACAAACAATCGATCTAGATTTGAATGATGGTTCTTTTCATTTCAAAGTCAAATATGATTTTTAAGCCGTTGAGGTAATAAACCCTTATTAGAATTGGTGCATAAAACCCTCTATCCCaattttgcttgtgtttttataatttaattttaaaattattataattgataTAATCATTTGTTTATGCTACATTTCAGACATCTTTATAACATGTAGGCCAATTAAGTTCAGTCATTTTAATATCAGTTCATAGTCTTTTATTATTATGACATACCTTTAGCTAAAAACAAGTATATAGTTTATAGAACTGTACTGTGCGTGTAATTCACATGTAATGCATTGACTGaggttttgtaatttaatttgtctGTCATTATTCAGTGATTTAactaaattgtcaaaatatatagattcatatagaatatttaattcaacattttacattaaaaaaattatccaaTGTATTCTTCATATTCTGCAGAAATGTCAGCTGTGATCAACTGTGGTCAAGATAATCTGCTTTCatctatttgaaatgttttataagttTAATAATTGCAGTCCAATAATGTCCACCAGTcgatcatatgaaaaaaaaataaaaaaaaaaaaaaaaataaatcaatattatatttctctttttctctgtgtttcatAACTTCTCTCATTTGAGACACTCCCATTTTGATGACGCCCTGAAAACCAGGAAGTAAAAACCAAGAGAAATGAAACCAACCAAACCTATTTCCTCACAACGATAGATCCGCTGCACTCTTCTTTGCGGCAAAGCTATAAAAGCAAATGATATTTGAGGTGTATTTATCTCGAGGTAAGGACTTAATAATATCCGAAAATACAGCTTTTAAACACAAATCGCATGCAATTATGTATTAGTTCATAAGTGTGTAGGCTACAGATCGTTTGTTCAGAACTGGTGAAACTAAATTTAGTTTTGCACTTCATtactaaacaattatttttagatTGTTATCTAATAAAAACGTAAAGCTTTTGAAACAGAATCCTCGATTACATAATTATACTAcaaagctattttttatttattttttaattattctttataaTTTCAGTAATTCTTTACAGCGCCACTATTAtggtatttgaaatgtttataatcTGGTTgcacaggtttacatgcatgcgtACAGTGGGGGTTCAATCAGGGCCTTCAGCCATATTCTGCGTTagctgcataataataataatgtcgtTTTACACTTATATTAGAGAACCGGACCCACAGCTTGTAAAGACCAAAACAGGTCAATGCATTAGCCGAACACAGACACAGAACTGAGAAGGCACTGCAGGTACAAGTACAAGTACAACAGACCTTCTATAATAATCGACACATTTCTTGCTAATATAGgtccctatgaaatccgttttattttttcccttattccgttttatttattttttccaaattccgttttttttttttttttggttttaatttgtcTGAATTCCGTTTAATtttttctcgactcctttttaatggtaaaattaaattgtattaatcaaaagcgtgtctaattaattaaaatcataaaacttatacattttcacatcaatttattaaaagtctaacaaaaatgacctttttagggccctatgaaatgttttatttttccttcacCGTATGTTTAATTGTTACCCAATTCTGTGTTTTAGCGTGtctgattatttaaatgcataaaacaacttaatttatttatttaaatttaataaaacagaaattctgttgtgtatttacatttttctggttatcaaatgaaggcataaaacattaatttaatttatcttttaattgcagaaaattaagcaaacttattttttttttttttttgtaaacaaatgggatttactattaaaattaaaaaatggaagaaataatgtgattattccttaaaaaaatttttgtttcttttttagtaggctagtagtagtagtagtagtctagcctatgtacattctgctgaacaatagtaaaacatttctggcaaatacttgtctttaaatcaacccagacttttattttgacgggttcctgtgaatacctttacagttctgtgtatgtgatatgacgctagatttactcaaatcaaatggtcagatgctcatgaagtgactctcagagcagttctggagatgttgttaatgtgttaacatcctcatttagtgagacgacagacgctgaaatcaccacGAGTGTCGCGtgcgcttcagtatgtgtgtagtaaatgaaaccgtgCATCTGgaccattcattaacagagacacaaCAACTAGCCTCCATATTTTGCACACTCAACAGAAcatcaaagcaacaattattaatcatacttacaggctgttaTTCGGAGGAGCAAGCAGGTCCAAATAAACATGGCACTGACCCATCTTTCAAAGACAACCAGTTTACAAATCCTGCATTTTGCTCGGAGAAGCAGTTGTCAGTGAAATatgagaacacacacaaaaaaagttgtgATTATACTGCTGTAGTATCTTAGTAAAGATgcattttaaccactgattcttcaCAGCCTCATCCTTTGCAAgtgaaaataaactgaatttacTTGCACAGTGTCTTCTCGACATTATGTTAACCACACAAACCAGAAGTTTTCACGGTAAGGTCCACGTATAATGTAGGCGCGCATTATGCAAATATAAGAATTTGTGACGTGTGAAATTCGCGGAATGGGATTggaatttaaaactaaaaaaaaaaaaaaaaataagagaaaaagaaaaaacaagcagttcatttaaatgtactgtgcaaagaaataaaaagactCGTTTCAGTTACGTTCTTTTTAGagacaatatttatttatgattcactttcagctttacaactttgcagtctgtttacattcacatacagctgcattacacactgcacgaaatgtaatttatacaaatccataataggggcactttaaaactaCAAACTTACTTCTATGGTGAACATGTCCATAAAGACTATTCTGGACTAAATACGAGTTCTATTGACAGAGCAACAATATTTGCAGCCTGCAGTTGATAAGCATATGATTATGCTTCTTTTAAAGTATTGTTGTTTAGATACTTGGACTTTGTAAAATATTATCCATACGTAGTTCACTTAAGTGAAAA includes:
- the LOC109079624 gene encoding tripartite motif-containing protein 16-like — protein: MAESAASRFVDQFSCPICLDGLKEPVTIPCGHSYCMSCITDCWGQKEQGSPYRCPQCRESFSQRPLLKKNTLIAEMMETLQQTALQTAAVDCDVCTTEKSRAVKSCLQCLASFCQTHLQLHYQSPAFMKHKLVEASRNIQENICLSHGKLLEIYCQDDRQCICCLCTDDHKGHSVVSLDSEWTSKKEELKETKVLCQKLIQERERGQRKLSGALKLLTSSALETMEDFEKVFTELICSLEKKRCEIKERIRAQEKTEIDRAKELHRHLDQELTELRKRQTKIEKLLITDDQIHCLKSCQSACPLPTFEKVPMIQHTLFFKDISISMFKEVLEDVFQQQTARISREVSNVYVTNPPEPKTQNDFLQYFCDLHLDLNTAHNHLKLSEDNRKILSSDKAQQYPDQPERFNERPYILSRDGLYGRFYWEIECSGDEWAVGVCYSGIRRKGSTVDCALGFNKMSWRLGYYLHNFSFIHDQEEVPIPVTSRVGVYLDHRAGTLSFYRVSDRMTLLHRVQTTFTEPLYPAFKVGYCSSVRILELKKDQVSTLNCKANESCLYERVRYNLTEFTP